One Halolamina litorea genomic window carries:
- a CDS encoding UvrD-helicase domain-containing protein — MSEELSGGEDTTAETDGDDSPNGYRRLEGAQAEIRDAFFEADSGLFVLDCGPGAGKSVTADTVAAEDLARKVHDGVESPTETLCLTSFSRDDAASILPGVEAALRGFAADPEAPVDLAPDAADELGGSLRGSDRVGTIDSVLGAVFEAVAEEVGFDGVPDAGDGAALAQVHGDALAAVRNEPSLAEPLAALDDAYPGGRYDDDAAALLAGARTACRERRLSVPDLRERLETVVAGSYPEGAPDSFGDVLRDTERFFGAGEREAVERGLDADPDGAPESVVDADGACRAGWAAAVDALCTVLPAYLDAYDEACRRAGVVAHVDVAHWIATFFAEPAYESPFRDRLRERWTGRLSTVVVDEAQDVSRAQHDALAPLVDAETRVLLVGDPEQCIYAWRNAQPRLFDTAATEGRYFGIDWETHERRTATRTYRSRPSVAAAIDTVFDSVFTDPTRGAVDDATAGRGIDGYDRLSAVRDPSPGPSLHVAAFPEHGHPGSPTWVDPEEGIGEAAAMADCIAAGLEDGRFGDDPGVTVLFHQRTHMGAYVEAFADAGLSVRDTSRSLFEHPLVEAVCAVVQWLLAPTEQSTTLDLTNDDAVPINGLVDRLMRSDWSIHAVADSGSMRGAKGAFVDGLAELADRRADHLAGAGADVVADVVETLSLAVDPLDQSATAVEDAAVLDRLVGTVGDWEGEETYSLAELSAELNHARRNPRTGPSLPTAAEADVTFRTIHGAKGDEDDVVALADPGTELGRYGAYLDQLVAHGRHVALAPPANVALGDDYPALGGTVLENGPYDPDASPGDGDAGLRWASERWIDDGTDEREVGSTDGGMLAGPPPLRTAVADARAERWRLLYVALSRARDHLVLPLPGRRSAPTPRDRWVDSLREAFEFHEGRSGEYTVDTPGQHDPLAVAVHRPSAASPTATEESGDADGNDGPPPLPDRGWTPRFVNPSTVYELAAAPEEGVLAHLSGRPLHAEQDGVTVPLSFETMGPEVVGDVAHDLFTFALSAGVDAATLSDCGGPLPAALDRAVAAHANGVAPEEREELRRYVAGTLCPQLAATEAYDRLVNSDRRFVEEPLDAVVRVRGVAVEIGGRADVVSVDGDGRWHIDELKVGLRPPEPELTERYELQAAAYAWLLERQGASAVTASVTTVGAHQATAAVDAGGADVRELLDSLAERRWNDR; from the coding sequence ATGAGTGAAGAACTGTCGGGCGGCGAGGACACAACGGCAGAGACGGACGGCGACGACAGCCCGAACGGCTACCGCCGACTGGAGGGTGCACAGGCCGAGATCCGCGACGCCTTCTTCGAGGCCGACTCGGGACTGTTCGTGCTGGACTGTGGCCCCGGCGCCGGCAAGTCGGTCACCGCCGACACCGTCGCCGCCGAGGACCTCGCCCGCAAAGTCCACGACGGCGTCGAGAGCCCGACGGAGACGCTCTGTCTCACCTCCTTCTCCCGGGACGACGCGGCGAGTATCCTCCCCGGCGTCGAGGCGGCGCTGCGCGGGTTCGCGGCCGACCCGGAGGCGCCGGTCGATCTGGCTCCCGACGCCGCCGACGAACTGGGTGGGTCGCTCAGGGGCAGTGACCGCGTGGGAACGATAGACAGCGTGCTCGGCGCGGTGTTCGAGGCCGTCGCCGAGGAGGTGGGCTTCGACGGCGTCCCCGACGCCGGCGACGGCGCCGCCCTCGCACAGGTGCACGGCGACGCGCTGGCGGCTGTGCGGAACGAACCGTCGTTGGCCGAGCCGCTGGCGGCGCTCGACGACGCCTACCCCGGCGGGCGGTACGACGACGACGCGGCCGCGCTGCTCGCCGGCGCCCGAACAGCCTGTCGGGAACGCCGACTCTCGGTCCCCGACCTCCGGGAGCGACTGGAGACTGTCGTCGCCGGGAGCTACCCGGAGGGGGCGCCCGACTCCTTCGGGGACGTGCTTCGAGACACGGAGCGGTTCTTCGGCGCCGGGGAGCGCGAGGCGGTCGAACGGGGCTTGGACGCCGACCCGGACGGCGCTCCCGAATCGGTCGTCGACGCCGACGGCGCCTGCCGGGCCGGCTGGGCGGCTGCCGTTGACGCGCTCTGTACGGTGCTGCCGGCCTACCTCGACGCCTACGACGAGGCCTGTCGGCGGGCCGGCGTCGTCGCGCACGTCGACGTGGCCCACTGGATCGCGACGTTCTTCGCGGAGCCAGCCTACGAGAGCCCGTTCCGCGACCGACTCCGGGAGCGCTGGACCGGCCGGCTCTCGACGGTCGTCGTCGACGAGGCCCAGGACGTTTCGCGGGCCCAGCACGACGCGCTGGCACCCCTAGTCGATGCCGAGACGCGGGTGCTGCTGGTGGGTGACCCCGAACAGTGTATCTACGCGTGGCGCAACGCCCAGCCGCGACTGTTCGACACGGCCGCGACCGAGGGTCGCTACTTCGGGATCGACTGGGAGACCCACGAACGCCGAACTGCGACCCGGACGTACCGCTCGCGGCCGTCGGTCGCCGCCGCCATCGACACCGTCTTCGACTCGGTGTTCACGGACCCGACCCGCGGTGCCGTCGACGACGCCACGGCGGGGCGGGGGATCGACGGCTACGACCGGCTCTCGGCGGTTCGTGATCCCTCGCCCGGGCCGAGCCTCCACGTCGCCGCGTTCCCGGAGCACGGTCACCCCGGCTCGCCGACGTGGGTCGACCCGGAGGAGGGGATCGGCGAAGCCGCCGCGATGGCCGACTGCATCGCGGCCGGACTGGAGGACGGTCGCTTCGGCGACGATCCGGGCGTGACGGTGCTGTTCCACCAGCGGACCCACATGGGTGCTTACGTCGAGGCCTTCGCCGACGCCGGGCTCTCGGTACGGGACACCAGCCGTTCGCTGTTCGAGCACCCGCTCGTCGAGGCGGTCTGTGCGGTCGTACAGTGGCTCCTCGCGCCGACCGAGCAGTCCACGACGCTCGATCTGACCAACGACGACGCGGTGCCGATCAACGGGCTGGTGGACCGACTGATGCGTTCGGACTGGTCGATCCACGCCGTCGCCGACTCCGGGTCGATGCGGGGGGCGAAGGGCGCGTTCGTCGACGGCCTCGCCGAACTCGCGGACCGCCGAGCCGACCACCTCGCGGGTGCGGGCGCCGACGTGGTGGCGGACGTGGTCGAGACGCTCTCGCTGGCCGTCGACCCGCTAGACCAGAGCGCGACCGCCGTCGAGGACGCCGCCGTGCTGGACCGGTTGGTCGGTACGGTCGGCGACTGGGAGGGCGAGGAGACCTACTCGCTCGCGGAGCTCTCCGCGGAGTTGAACCACGCGCGGCGGAATCCCCGGACTGGGCCGAGCCTCCCCACCGCCGCCGAGGCCGACGTGACGTTCCGGACGATCCACGGCGCGAAAGGCGACGAGGACGACGTAGTCGCGCTCGCCGACCCCGGTACCGAACTGGGACGGTACGGCGCCTACCTCGATCAGTTGGTCGCCCACGGTCGCCACGTCGCGCTCGCGCCGCCGGCGAACGTCGCCCTCGGCGACGACTACCCGGCACTGGGCGGTACCGTCCTCGAGAACGGTCCGTACGACCCCGACGCCTCGCCGGGCGACGGCGACGCGGGTCTCCGCTGGGCGAGCGAACGCTGGATCGACGACGGGACCGACGAACGTGAGGTGGGCAGTACCGACGGTGGGATGCTCGCCGGCCCGCCGCCGCTGCGTACCGCGGTCGCCGACGCGCGCGCCGAGCGTTGGCGGCTCCTCTATGTCGCCCTCTCGCGGGCGCGCGACCACCTCGTGCTCCCGCTGCCGGGTCGTCGGTCGGCACCGACCCCGCGCGACCGTTGGGTCGACAGCCTCCGGGAAGCGTTCGAGTTCCACGAGGGGCGCAGCGGGGAGTACACCGTCGACACGCCCGGCCAGCACGACCCGCTGGCGGTCGCTGTCCACCGACCGTCGGCAGCGTCGCCGACGGCGACCGAGGAGTCAGGCGACGCCGACGGCAACGACGGGCCGCCGCCGCTTCCGGACCGGGGCTGGACGCCGCGGTTCGTCAACCCCAGCACCGTCTACGAACTCGCCGCCGCACCCGAGGAAGGCGTGCTCGCCCACCTGAGCGGGCGTCCCCTCCACGCCGAGCAGGACGGGGTGACCGTGCCGCTCAGCTTCGAGACCATGGGGCCGGAAGTGGTCGGCGACGTGGCACACGACCTCTTCACGTTCGCGCTCTCGGCGGGCGTCGACGCGGCGACGCTGTCGGACTGTGGCGGGCCGTTGCCCGCGGCGCTGGACCGTGCGGTCGCCGCCCACGCAAACGGCGTCGCTCCCGAAGAGCGCGAGGAGCTCCGACGCTACGTCGCGGGAACGCTCTGCCCGCAGTTGGCGGCGACAGAAGCGTACGACCGGCTCGTGAACAGCGACCGTCGGTTCGTCGAGGAGCCGCTGGACGCGGTCGTCAGGGTCCGCGGGGTGGCCGTCGAGATCGGCGGCCGAGCGGACGTGGTGTCGGTCGACGGTGACGGCCGCTGGCACATCGACGAACTCAAAGTCGGCCTGCGCCCGCCGGAACCGGAACTCACGGAACGCTACGAGCTACAGGCCGCGGCCTACGCGTGGCTGTTGGAGCGACAGGGGGCGTCGGCGGTGACGGCGTCGGTGACGACTGTCGGCGCACACCAAGCGACCGCGGCCGTCGACGCCGGCGGGGCTGATGTCCGCGAACTGCTCGACAGCCTCGCAGAACGGCGCTGGAACGACCGTTAG
- a CDS encoding asparaginase, producing MHVTVLSTGGTIASTGGESKTPTKAGEELIDAVPGLSELASFAVERVASVSGFDVTWERAAALREAAERAAEDADGIVVTHGTDTMAESAYLLDLTTALDVPVAFTGAQRPFDQVGTDGPPNLLSAVRTVTHERVDAGTYLVFDDEVHAARDVVKRHTSALSTFDSPERGPVGEFTPLGLRLFREPRSYSGSAPEVGSVEAEIPVVTTGLGASGDTLRRVVGDVADPAVDGVVVAGTGLGNTTGSLCAAIEELLAAGVPVVVASRCHEGATAPLYGGDGGGTTLDELGVLWGGDLPAWKARIKLAVALERGAGGTGGDDAVDAEFFEAGLREPSA from the coding sequence ATGCACGTCACGGTTCTGAGCACGGGCGGGACGATAGCGAGCACCGGTGGGGAGAGCAAGACGCCGACGAAGGCCGGCGAGGAACTGATCGATGCGGTGCCGGGCCTCTCGGAGTTGGCGTCGTTCGCCGTCGAGCGCGTCGCCAGCGTCTCCGGCTTCGACGTGACGTGGGAGCGGGCCGCGGCGCTCCGAGAGGCGGCCGAGCGGGCGGCCGAGGACGCCGACGGGATCGTCGTCACCCACGGCACGGACACGATGGCCGAGTCGGCGTACCTCCTCGATCTGACGACGGCCCTCGACGTTCCCGTCGCGTTCACCGGCGCCCAGCGGCCGTTCGATCAGGTGGGAACCGACGGCCCGCCGAACCTCCTCTCGGCGGTCCGAACCGTCACCCACGAGCGCGTCGACGCGGGGACGTACCTCGTCTTCGACGACGAGGTCCACGCGGCCCGGGACGTTGTCAAGCGCCACACCAGCGCCCTCTCGACGTTCGACTCGCCCGAGCGCGGCCCCGTGGGGGAGTTCACCCCGCTCGGGCTTCGGCTGTTCCGCGAGCCGCGGAGCTACTCGGGGTCGGCCCCCGAAGTGGGCTCCGTCGAGGCCGAAATCCCGGTGGTGACCACGGGACTCGGCGCCAGCGGCGACACGCTGCGGCGGGTCGTCGGCGACGTCGCAGACCCCGCCGTCGATGGCGTCGTCGTCGCCGGGACCGGTCTCGGGAACACCACCGGTTCGCTCTGTGCGGCGATCGAGGAACTGCTGGCGGCCGGGGTTCCTGTCGTCGTCGCCTCGCGGTGCCACGAGGGCGCGACCGCGCCGCTGTACGGCGGCGACGGCGGCGGCACCACCCTCGACGAACTGGGCGTCCTCTGGGGCGGCGACCTCCCGGCGTGGAAGGCCCGGATCAAACTCGCGGTGGCGCTCGAACGCGGCGCGGGTGGAACGGGCGGTGACGACGCCGTCGACGCGGAGTTCTTCGAGGCGGGGCTGCGCGAACCGTCGGCGTGA
- a CDS encoding WD40/YVTN/BNR-like repeat-containing protein has protein sequence MWQLGEDGERPEWRVVETPFDITLFDVAQTTQGLYAVGSGGHLVADRGEGWEIVFDDGPSTRDNQMRAMDVTSDGERVWMLGSSGAMACYDVEERKKFDYSYPNEMTSTWEGIAIAGERGKEKGLAANGSGEILPFTIDGFDVDWGQLDKPAGKGSKMAALAATPDGIGFGVDTSGNAFKTTAEDGWKDIGIVNAQVKFYDIYAGTNQRVYVAAGDGRIYRYDDSYNNWTPIGVAETTSLTAIDVYDEGSRKRQMVCIGANGNIYQRTGKERWEEIPSPTKNALNAIRLGSAFDVAVGKNGTVIERPRGTTRSAGKSADGDNFDGRGETYQGDGNQMETTDRQQREDRMKDGIDQQQKQFE, from the coding sequence ATGTGGCAACTCGGTGAAGACGGGGAGCGACCGGAGTGGCGAGTCGTCGAGACTCCTTTCGACATCACGCTGTTCGACGTGGCACAGACGACGCAGGGGCTCTATGCGGTGGGCAGTGGGGGGCACCTGGTCGCGGACCGCGGCGAGGGCTGGGAGATCGTCTTCGACGACGGTCCGTCGACGCGGGACAACCAGATGCGAGCCATGGACGTGACCAGCGACGGCGAACGCGTCTGGATGCTCGGCTCGTCGGGGGCGATGGCGTGTTACGACGTGGAGGAGCGCAAGAAGTTCGACTACTCCTACCCCAACGAGATGACCTCGACGTGGGAGGGGATCGCCATCGCCGGCGAGCGGGGCAAGGAGAAGGGTCTCGCCGCCAACGGTTCGGGGGAGATCCTGCCGTTCACCATCGACGGCTTCGACGTGGACTGGGGCCAACTGGACAAGCCGGCGGGGAAGGGGTCGAAGATGGCCGCGCTCGCGGCCACCCCCGACGGCATCGGCTTCGGCGTCGACACCTCCGGCAACGCGTTCAAGACGACCGCCGAGGACGGCTGGAAGGACATCGGCATCGTCAACGCGCAGGTGAAGTTCTACGACATCTACGCCGGCACGAACCAGCGGGTCTACGTGGCCGCCGGTGACGGCCGGATCTACCGCTACGACGACTCCTACAACAACTGGACGCCCATCGGCGTCGCCGAGACCACCTCCCTGACCGCCATCGACGTCTACGATGAGGGGAGCCGCAAGCGCCAGATGGTCTGTATCGGCGCCAACGGGAACATCTACCAGCGAACCGGGAAGGAGCGCTGGGAGGAGATCCCCTCGCCGACCAAGAACGCGCTCAACGCCATCCGACTGGGCAGCGCGTTCGACGTGGCTGTCGGGAAGAACGGCACCGTGATCGAGCGCCCGCGCGGCACCACCCGATCGGCGGGGAAGTCCGCGGACGGCGACAACTTCGACGGCCGAGGCGAGACCTACCAAGGCGACGGCAACCAGATGGAGACGACCGACCGCCAACAGCGGGAAGACCGGATGAAGGACGGAATCGATCAGCAGCAGAAGCAGTTCGAGTAA